A stretch of the Archangium violaceum genome encodes the following:
- a CDS encoding CarD family transcriptional regulator, whose amino-acid sequence MPEGSASLQLAVGDRVVYPNQGVCRVSAIDVKEVAGQKLTFVTMRREEDGAVVMVPQAKVISIGVRKVAGPEDVTQVFDFLRSDSDKADLDWKLRARTNQDRMAQGGLLGLAEVVKGLQVLSELRPLPTKERELYDNARHLLVSEMAAALGISECNAEDSIDLVLFPPGRERPKRTAAEFKARDEGDEDLGLDADLIGLDSELDLPPDEEEAPPEEEETSEEAGDEEGEEGEPRARKKAAAMPAEGGADAAPKKRGRPPKPKPEGAEAAPAAPKKRGRPPKPKPEGAEAAPAAPKKRGRPPKPKPEGAEAAAPKKRGRPPKAKPPETEEADMNDADLDEDIGADE is encoded by the coding sequence ATGCCAGAAGGCTCCGCGTCACTCCAGCTCGCGGTTGGCGACCGGGTGGTCTACCCCAACCAGGGCGTCTGTCGCGTCTCGGCCATCGATGTGAAGGAGGTGGCTGGACAGAAGCTCACCTTCGTCACCATGCGCCGGGAAGAGGATGGGGCGGTGGTGATGGTGCCCCAGGCCAAGGTGATATCCATCGGCGTCCGCAAGGTCGCGGGCCCCGAGGACGTCACCCAGGTCTTCGACTTCCTGCGCTCCGACAGCGACAAGGCGGACCTGGACTGGAAGCTGCGCGCCCGGACCAACCAGGACCGCATGGCGCAAGGCGGACTGTTGGGTCTGGCCGAGGTCGTCAAGGGACTCCAGGTGCTCAGCGAGCTGCGCCCGCTGCCCACCAAGGAGCGCGAGTTGTACGACAACGCGCGCCACCTGCTGGTGTCCGAGATGGCCGCCGCACTCGGCATCTCCGAGTGCAACGCCGAGGACAGCATCGACCTGGTCCTCTTCCCGCCCGGCCGCGAGCGCCCCAAGCGAACCGCCGCCGAGTTCAAGGCCCGCGACGAGGGCGACGAGGATCTCGGGCTGGACGCCGACCTCATCGGGCTCGACTCCGAGCTGGACCTGCCTCCGGACGAGGAGGAGGCGCCCCCGGAGGAGGAGGAGACCTCCGAGGAGGCCGGTGACGAGGAGGGTGAGGAGGGCGAGCCCAGGGCCCGCAAGAAGGCCGCGGCCATGCCCGCCGAGGGTGGCGCCGACGCCGCGCCCAAGAAGCGGGGCCGTCCGCCCAAGCCCAAGCCCGAGGGTGCCGAGGCCGCTCCCGCCGCGCCCAAGAAGCGGGGCCGTCCGCCCAAGCCCAAGCCCGAGGGCGCCGAGGCCGCTCCCGCCGCGCCCAAGAAGCGCGGCCGTCCACCCAAGCCCAAGCCCGAGGGCGCCGAGGCCGCCGCACCCAAGAAGCGCGGCCGCCCGCCCAAGGCGAAGCCTCCCGAGACCGAGGAGGCCGATATGAATGATGCCGACCTCGATGAGGACATCGGGGCCGATGAGTGA
- a CDS encoding PilZ domain-containing protein produces MSQTATNRAQGEVRLKVAYKKPEALLSEYTRSIGRGGVTLQTRKSLPVGTRFVFELHNPGVATPVEVVGEVVRVTPQPDGRHMITVKYDPGQDRGGLDAVLQRVFDMQAFEKLRRYPRIPLHLPAMEEDTPFAPPFFVRDLSRGGVGLEVEAPVLPASVKVGMPFLLEMELTLGTLMLHGDVAWTSAGGPEVLPTFGVNFGTLRPDTVERLEKLLSLESMPPPPWRARICFGMDAVMRMP; encoded by the coding sequence ATGAGCCAGACCGCGACGAACCGAGCCCAGGGTGAGGTCCGCCTCAAGGTGGCCTACAAGAAACCAGAGGCGCTGCTGAGCGAGTACACGCGCAGCATCGGCCGGGGAGGCGTGACGCTGCAGACGCGCAAGAGCCTGCCGGTGGGCACGCGCTTCGTCTTCGAGCTGCACAACCCCGGGGTGGCCACGCCCGTGGAGGTGGTGGGCGAGGTGGTGCGGGTGACGCCGCAGCCCGACGGGCGCCACATGATCACCGTGAAGTACGACCCGGGCCAGGACCGTGGCGGACTCGACGCGGTGCTGCAGCGTGTCTTCGACATGCAGGCGTTCGAGAAGCTGCGCCGCTACCCGCGCATCCCGCTGCACCTGCCGGCCATGGAGGAGGACACGCCCTTCGCGCCGCCCTTCTTCGTGCGCGACCTGTCGCGCGGAGGCGTGGGCCTCGAGGTGGAGGCGCCCGTGCTGCCGGCCTCGGTGAAGGTGGGCATGCCCTTCCTCCTGGAGATGGAGCTGACGCTGGGCACGCTCATGCTGCACGGCGATGTGGCGTGGACGTCCGCTGGTGGGCCCGAGGTGCTGCCCACCTTCGGCGTCAACTTCGGCACCCTGCGCCCGGACACGGTGGAGCGGCTGGAGAAGCTGCTGTCGCTGGAGTCCATGCCTCCCCCACCCTGGCGCGCCCGCATCTGCTTCGGCATGGATGCGGTGATGCGGATGCCCTGA
- the mraZ gene encoding division/cell wall cluster transcriptional repressor MraZ — translation MFRGVYEHQIDAKGRTSLPARLRETLVGSYDERLIITTALDPCLHAYPVREWEQLEAALAKRNPMEPGVKTLMRLYVASAQECPLDKLGRVLIPPSLRAHAGLDKDVVWAGMVKVIELWSRDGWAKAQEEARKEASSADVMRVLTELRQ, via the coding sequence GTGTTCCGAGGCGTCTATGAGCACCAGATCGACGCGAAGGGGCGCACCAGCCTCCCGGCACGGCTGCGCGAGACGCTCGTGGGTTCGTATGACGAGCGGCTCATCATCACGACGGCGTTGGATCCCTGTCTCCACGCCTATCCGGTGCGCGAGTGGGAGCAGCTCGAGGCGGCTCTCGCCAAACGCAACCCGATGGAGCCGGGGGTGAAGACGCTCATGCGGCTCTACGTGGCGAGCGCGCAGGAGTGTCCGCTGGACAAGCTGGGGCGCGTGCTGATTCCGCCGTCGCTGCGCGCCCACGCGGGGTTGGACAAGGACGTGGTGTGGGCGGGGATGGTGAAGGTGATCGAGCTGTGGAGCCGTGACGGGTGGGCGAAGGCCCAGGAGGAGGCCCGCAAGGAAGCCTCCAGCGCGGATGTCATGCGCGTGCTCACCGAGTTGCGCCAGTAG
- a CDS encoding STAS domain-containing protein has protein sequence MNQAAEAQGVRAVSSGRVETLMLEGELLEKDLTQVCEELGSRMQRGLRNVVLDFSEVSHLDYRGVKPLVARAEAFRKAGGDIKLSGLSPYLAAIFRAAGAHDVFELYPHMNDARAAFALARAPFV, from the coding sequence ATGAACCAGGCAGCCGAAGCACAGGGCGTTCGCGCGGTATCCAGTGGGCGCGTGGAGACCCTCATGCTCGAGGGGGAGCTTCTGGAGAAGGACCTCACCCAGGTCTGCGAGGAGCTCGGGAGCCGCATGCAGCGGGGCCTGCGCAACGTGGTGCTGGACTTCAGCGAGGTGAGCCACCTGGACTACCGCGGGGTGAAGCCCCTGGTGGCCCGCGCCGAGGCCTTCCGCAAGGCCGGGGGTGACATCAAGCTGTCCGGCCTGTCCCCCTACCTGGCCGCCATCTTCCGGGCCGCGGGCGCTCACGACGTCTTCGAGCTCTACCCGCATATGAACGATGCCCGGGCCGCCTTCGCGCTCGCGCGGGCTCCCTTCGTTTGA
- the rsmH gene encoding 16S rRNA (cytosine(1402)-N(4))-methyltransferase RsmH, with amino-acid sequence MADFSHQTVLLDETVDALRPGAGKVIIDGTLGGGGHTQALLARGATVLGVDRDPVALGAARARLAGYPAFSARQGNFGELLDVAADVLPVDGVLVDLGVSSPQLDVAERGFSFQKDGPLDMRMGDTGRTAAELIAQEDEAELIRILKEYGEEPFARPIARELKRSLPTRTLEAAEAVKRAVPRKAWPNKIHVATRTFQALRMAVNQELESLESLLAALPRLLKVGGRAAVISFHSLEDRRVKEAFRDLAGSCKCPPGLPVCACGGQGDFALVTRKAIAASDEEIAANPRSRSAHLRVVEKVR; translated from the coding sequence TTGGCTGACTTCAGCCACCAGACCGTCCTCCTCGACGAAACGGTGGACGCCCTTCGACCGGGAGCGGGGAAGGTGATCATCGACGGCACACTGGGTGGCGGTGGCCACACGCAGGCGCTCCTCGCCCGGGGTGCGACCGTGCTCGGGGTGGACCGGGATCCGGTTGCGCTCGGGGCCGCTCGCGCCCGGCTCGCGGGCTACCCGGCCTTCAGCGCCCGGCAGGGCAACTTCGGGGAGCTGCTCGACGTGGCCGCGGACGTGCTGCCGGTGGATGGCGTGCTGGTGGACCTGGGCGTGTCCTCACCCCAGCTCGACGTGGCCGAGCGCGGCTTCTCCTTCCAGAAGGACGGGCCCCTGGACATGCGCATGGGCGACACGGGCCGCACCGCCGCCGAGCTCATCGCCCAGGAGGACGAGGCGGAGCTCATCCGCATCCTCAAGGAGTACGGCGAGGAGCCCTTCGCGAGGCCCATCGCCCGGGAGCTCAAGCGCTCGCTGCCCACGCGCACCCTGGAGGCCGCCGAGGCCGTCAAGCGCGCCGTGCCCCGCAAGGCCTGGCCGAACAAGATTCACGTGGCCACCCGCACCTTCCAGGCCCTGCGCATGGCGGTGAACCAGGAGCTGGAGTCCCTGGAATCGCTGCTCGCCGCGCTGCCCCGGCTGCTGAAGGTGGGGGGCCGCGCCGCCGTCATCTCGTTCCACTCGCTCGAGGACCGGAGGGTGAAGGAGGCCTTCCGGGACCTGGCGGGTTCCTGCAAGTGCCCTCCCGGGCTTCCGGTGTGCGCCTGTGGCGGCCAGGGGGATTTCGCCCTGGTGACGCGCAAGGCCATCGCGGCCTCGGACGAGGAGATCGCCGCCAACCCCCGTTCCCGCAGCGCGCACCTGCGCGTGGTGGAGAAAGTCCGATGA
- the ftsL gene encoding cell division protein FtsL yields MNRSKSVSRAGGSGVSVGRVLLHLLPAVFLFALFAAVGILHVTSRVLVVDMGYRLSRAEAEERALTRENDRLKLELATLKSPARLEKLAREKLGMAMPSGPVVIALPPRLPGAKRNARAEARDSRAVRVAERGGSR; encoded by the coding sequence ATGAACCGCAGCAAGTCAGTCTCTCGTGCCGGTGGGAGTGGAGTGTCGGTGGGCCGGGTGCTGCTGCACCTGCTCCCCGCGGTGTTCCTCTTCGCCCTCTTCGCCGCCGTGGGCATCCTCCACGTGACGAGCCGCGTGCTGGTGGTGGACATGGGCTACCGCCTCTCCAGGGCCGAGGCCGAGGAGCGTGCCCTCACCCGGGAGAACGACAGGCTGAAGCTGGAGCTCGCCACGCTCAAGAGCCCGGCGCGGCTGGAGAAGCTGGCGCGCGAGAAGCTCGGCATGGCCATGCCCTCGGGGCCGGTCGTCATCGCCCTGCCCCCGCGGCTGCCGGGCGCCAAACGCAACGCTCGTGCCGAGGCCCGCGACTCGCGCGCCGTGCGCGTGGCGGAGCGCGGCGGATCTCGCTGA
- a CDS encoding penicillin-binding protein: protein MRDFKTARAPEPNGKWLRLRVKLLACFFVALLLAAFGRAVFLQVFERDKLRGLAQDQYVRQIEIPARRGDIFDRRGTPLAQSVEVDSIWVDPSMLPDVKQASRALARALRLDVEDLQARLTRARRFAWVKRQVTPREVAAVKALGLPGFGFTKEPKRFYPQKELAAHVVGMVGLDGHGLEGLELAFQDELSGQNSRLSGFRDAKGRKLLVTGAPDTLERQGASVTLTIDRHLQYVTEKALSRAVEDSKGVAGMAIVLDPKTGEILAIANHPRFNPNTPEKEARASMRNRAALDSLEPGSTMKAFVVAAALEHKAIKPEDTFFCENGAWNIGRHTIHDTHQYGWLTTQGVLQVSSNICSAKIAQQLGRERLVKAYHDFGFGERTGLALPGEARGSIPFPKAEVSLATQSFGQGMTATAVQMAAAWGALANDGVLMRPYLVSRVVDPDGVVLLENRPTEVRQVVSAATARKVISMLESVVAKGGTAPKAAMEDYRVAGKTGTAQKADPVARGYSDKRLASFVGVLPAENPRAVILVIVDEPKTDVYGGLVAAPAFKEIATAAMAHLAVPPSREVPLPSTALPVAAAQPPSKAETVRSVVEEAITENVEPGSVRVPDVVGQAGREAVTKLLSAALEPQLLGSGRVVSQSPAAGSLVEKGARVTLELATRQ, encoded by the coding sequence GTGAGGGATTTCAAGACGGCGCGGGCCCCGGAGCCCAATGGGAAGTGGCTGCGGCTGAGGGTGAAGCTGCTGGCCTGCTTCTTCGTCGCCCTGTTGCTGGCCGCGTTCGGCCGCGCCGTGTTCCTGCAGGTGTTCGAGCGGGACAAGCTGCGCGGGCTCGCCCAGGATCAGTACGTCCGTCAGATTGAAATCCCCGCCCGCCGGGGCGACATCTTCGATCGCCGTGGCACGCCCCTGGCCCAGAGCGTGGAGGTGGACTCCATCTGGGTGGATCCGTCCATGCTGCCGGACGTGAAGCAGGCCTCGCGGGCGCTGGCCCGGGCGTTGAGGCTGGACGTGGAGGACCTGCAGGCCCGGCTCACGCGCGCCAGGCGCTTCGCCTGGGTGAAGCGTCAGGTGACGCCCCGCGAGGTGGCGGCGGTGAAGGCCCTGGGGCTGCCGGGGTTCGGCTTCACCAAGGAGCCCAAGCGCTTCTACCCGCAGAAGGAACTGGCCGCGCACGTGGTGGGCATGGTGGGGTTGGACGGGCATGGCCTGGAGGGCCTGGAGCTGGCCTTCCAGGACGAGCTGTCCGGGCAGAACTCGCGCCTGTCCGGCTTCCGCGACGCCAAGGGCCGCAAGCTGCTCGTCACCGGGGCCCCGGACACCCTGGAGCGCCAGGGCGCCTCCGTCACCCTCACCATCGACCGGCACCTCCAGTACGTCACCGAGAAGGCCCTGAGCCGCGCGGTGGAGGATTCCAAGGGGGTGGCGGGCATGGCCATCGTGTTGGACCCGAAGACGGGGGAGATCCTGGCCATCGCCAACCACCCGCGCTTCAACCCCAACACGCCGGAGAAGGAGGCGCGGGCCAGCATGCGCAACCGCGCCGCGCTCGACTCCCTCGAGCCCGGCTCGACGATGAAGGCCTTCGTCGTGGCCGCCGCGCTGGAGCACAAGGCCATCAAGCCGGAGGACACCTTCTTCTGCGAGAACGGTGCGTGGAACATCGGCAGGCACACCATCCACGACACCCACCAGTACGGCTGGCTCACCACGCAGGGCGTGCTGCAGGTGTCCTCCAACATCTGCTCGGCCAAGATTGCCCAGCAGCTGGGACGCGAGCGGCTGGTGAAGGCCTACCATGACTTCGGCTTCGGCGAGCGCACCGGGCTGGCGCTGCCCGGTGAGGCCCGGGGCTCCATTCCCTTCCCCAAGGCGGAGGTGTCGCTGGCCACGCAGTCCTTCGGCCAGGGCATGACGGCCACCGCGGTGCAGATGGCCGCCGCCTGGGGCGCGCTGGCCAATGACGGCGTCCTGATGCGCCCCTACCTCGTCTCCAGGGTGGTGGACCCGGACGGGGTGGTGTTGCTGGAGAACCGGCCCACCGAGGTGCGCCAGGTCGTCTCGGCCGCGACGGCCCGGAAGGTCATCTCCATGCTCGAGAGCGTGGTGGCCAAGGGGGGGACCGCTCCCAAGGCCGCCATGGAGGACTACCGGGTGGCCGGCAAGACGGGCACCGCCCAGAAGGCGGATCCGGTGGCCCGGGGGTACTCCGACAAGCGGCTCGCCTCCTTCGTGGGCGTGTTGCCAGCCGAAAATCCCCGCGCCGTCATTCTCGTGATTGTGGACGAGCCCAAGACGGACGTGTACGGGGGATTGGTGGCCGCTCCCGCCTTCAAGGAAATCGCTACCGCAGCCATGGCCCATCTGGCCGTGCCGCCCTCGCGCGAGGTCCCGCTGCCGTCCACCGCCCTGCCGGTGGCGGCGGCCCAGCCTCCCTCGAAGGCGGAGACTGTCCGGTCCGTGGTGGAGGAAGCCATTACCGAGAACGTGGAGCCTGGCTCCGTCCGCGTTCCGGATGTCGTGGGTCAGGCGGGTCGTGAGGCGGTGACGAAGCTGCTCTCCGCGGCCCTGGAGCCTCAATTGTTGGGTAGTGGACGCGTCGTATCGCAGAGTCCCGCCGCCGGTTCGCTGGTGGAGAAGGGTGCGCGGGTGACGCTCGAGCTGGCAACGCGGCAATGA
- a CDS encoding UDP-N-acetylmuramoyl-L-alanyl-D-glutamate--2,6-diaminopimelate ligase, which translates to MKLTDVLAGCGAEQTSGGRTPVDVTGVSQDSRKVKPGDLFVAVPGTKEDGAQFVGEAVSRGAVAVVSEKALSSQVPFFKVSNARKALAIIAANFHGRPADKLTLLGVTGTNGKTTTTYLLEAMATAAYSSTGVIGTLGYKVGGQFHPTAHTTPEPLELHRILKEMVDAGVETVVMEVSSHALLQERVHGITFKAAAFTNLTRDHLDYHKDLEEYFQAKRKLFVENLAQGGVAVVNGDDTYATRIYNELRGQKRMAWKFSRQGNGEISSADVSFSLQGIKGVLKTPAGDIPVKSRLLGAHNLENILAAAGLALGAGFARRKDVQLGIERMAGVPGRMERVENHGPAQAPAVFVDYAHTDDALKRALEAARTMAKGRVIVVFGCGGERDAGKRPLMGSAAAESADLAVVTSDNPRTEDPEEIISQVTPGLEKGGLRRISAGKAKSGEKGYLVDVDRKAAIETAISLGKEDDVVLIAGKGHETYQIIGTEKRAFDDREVAARALAIRT; encoded by the coding sequence ATGAAGCTGACGGATGTCCTCGCAGGGTGTGGTGCCGAGCAGACCTCGGGCGGCCGGACCCCGGTCGACGTGACGGGGGTGTCGCAGGACTCGCGTAAGGTGAAGCCGGGCGACCTGTTCGTCGCCGTGCCGGGCACGAAGGAGGATGGCGCCCAGTTCGTGGGCGAGGCTGTCTCCCGTGGTGCCGTGGCCGTGGTGTCGGAGAAGGCCCTGTCCTCACAGGTGCCCTTCTTCAAGGTGTCCAATGCCCGGAAGGCGCTGGCGATCATCGCGGCCAACTTCCATGGCCGGCCCGCCGACAAGCTCACCCTGCTCGGAGTGACTGGCACCAACGGCAAGACGACCACCACCTATCTGCTCGAGGCGATGGCCACCGCGGCCTATTCCTCCACGGGGGTCATCGGCACGCTGGGCTACAAGGTGGGCGGTCAGTTCCACCCCACGGCCCACACGACGCCGGAGCCGCTGGAGTTGCACCGCATCCTCAAGGAGATGGTGGACGCGGGCGTGGAGACGGTGGTGATGGAGGTGTCCAGCCACGCGCTGCTGCAGGAGCGTGTGCACGGCATCACCTTCAAGGCCGCTGCCTTCACCAACCTGACGAGGGATCACCTCGACTACCACAAGGACCTGGAGGAGTACTTCCAGGCCAAGCGCAAGCTCTTCGTGGAGAACCTCGCGCAGGGCGGCGTGGCGGTGGTCAACGGTGATGACACCTACGCCACCCGCATCTACAACGAGCTGCGTGGCCAGAAGCGCATGGCGTGGAAGTTCAGCCGCCAGGGCAACGGGGAGATCTCCTCCGCGGACGTGTCCTTCTCCCTGCAGGGAATCAAGGGCGTGCTGAAGACGCCCGCCGGCGACATCCCGGTGAAGAGCCGGCTGCTCGGGGCGCACAACCTGGAGAACATCCTCGCGGCGGCCGGTCTGGCGCTGGGCGCGGGCTTCGCGCGGCGCAAGGACGTGCAGCTCGGCATCGAGCGCATGGCCGGCGTGCCCGGTCGCATGGAGCGGGTGGAGAACCACGGGCCCGCGCAGGCGCCCGCGGTGTTCGTGGACTACGCGCACACCGACGACGCGCTCAAGCGCGCGCTCGAGGCGGCGCGGACCATGGCCAAGGGCCGTGTCATCGTGGTGTTCGGCTGCGGCGGTGAGCGTGACGCGGGCAAGCGTCCGCTCATGGGCAGCGCGGCGGCCGAGAGCGCGGATCTCGCGGTGGTGACGAGCGACAACCCGCGCACCGAGGACCCGGAGGAGATCATCTCCCAGGTGACCCCGGGCCTGGAGAAGGGGGGCCTGCGCCGCATCTCCGCCGGCAAGGCGAAGAGCGGTGAGAAGGGCTACCTGGTGGACGTGGATCGCAAGGCCGCCATCGAGACGGCCATCTCGCTGGGCAAGGAGGACGACGTGGTCCTCATCGCCGGCAAGGGGCACGAGACGTACCAGATCATCGGTACCGAGAAGCGCGCCTTCGATGACCGCGAGGTCGCGGCCCGAGCGCTCGCCATCCGCACCTGA
- a CDS encoding UDP-N-acetylmuramoyl-tripeptide--D-alanyl-D-alanine ligase, producing the protein MAARFTDEQVVQATGATRRGGKPAAEFPAVCTDTRALVPGCLFVALQGERFDAHDFLAQAASGGAAGAVVKKGRALPQLPEGLALYEVEDTLASLGALGHAHRERFRIPVGAVGGSNGKTTTKEMVGAILATRGPALKTEGNLNNEVGVPLTLFRLESSHVAAVIETGMNQPGEITRLTRVVRPDAGLITVVQPEHLEGLGSIEGVAEAEGEMFRELPPEAVAVVNVDDALIPGQAARSRAKKLTFGRSASADVRLAQVTPRGREGLLITVHHAGRDWPVKLSFIGEHNALNATGAFALAVALGYSPEECVKGLEAARPYARRLNVVDGLHGTTVVDDCYNANPASMGAALDTLRSLVQPGGRAVAVLGDMLELGPGELEEHAQLGALAGGKAQLVAFFGPRSLKGHEAAGLGGNAAHFTEVEPLLAWLMPRLKAGDVVLVKGSRGMRLERVVAGLTGAAAPGGSH; encoded by the coding sequence ATGGCCGCACGATTCACGGATGAGCAGGTGGTGCAGGCGACCGGGGCGACCCGGCGCGGTGGCAAGCCGGCGGCGGAGTTCCCGGCCGTCTGCACCGATACCCGGGCCCTGGTGCCCGGGTGTCTCTTCGTGGCGCTCCAGGGTGAGCGCTTCGACGCGCACGACTTCCTCGCCCAGGCCGCCAGCGGTGGCGCGGCCGGGGCGGTGGTGAAGAAGGGCCGGGCGCTCCCCCAGCTCCCCGAGGGCCTGGCCCTCTACGAGGTGGAGGACACCCTGGCGTCGCTCGGCGCCCTGGGGCACGCGCACCGCGAGCGCTTCCGGATTCCGGTGGGGGCCGTGGGTGGCTCCAACGGGAAGACGACCACCAAGGAGATGGTGGGGGCCATCCTCGCCACGCGCGGCCCGGCGCTGAAGACGGAGGGCAACCTCAACAACGAGGTGGGCGTTCCCCTCACGCTCTTCCGCCTGGAGTCCTCGCACGTGGCGGCCGTCATCGAGACGGGGATGAACCAGCCCGGAGAGATCACCCGGCTCACCCGGGTGGTCCGTCCGGACGCGGGCCTCATCACCGTGGTGCAGCCCGAGCACCTGGAGGGCCTGGGCAGCATCGAGGGTGTGGCCGAGGCCGAGGGCGAGATGTTCCGCGAGCTTCCGCCCGAGGCCGTGGCGGTGGTGAACGTGGATGACGCGCTCATCCCCGGGCAGGCCGCTCGCAGCCGGGCGAAGAAGCTCACCTTCGGACGCTCCGCGAGCGCGGACGTGCGGCTCGCGCAGGTGACGCCGCGGGGCAGGGAAGGGCTGCTCATCACCGTGCACCACGCGGGCAGGGACTGGCCGGTGAAGCTGTCCTTCATCGGCGAGCACAACGCCCTCAACGCCACGGGCGCCTTCGCGCTGGCGGTGGCGCTCGGGTACTCCCCCGAGGAGTGCGTGAAGGGACTGGAGGCGGCGAGGCCGTACGCGCGCCGGCTCAACGTGGTGGATGGCCTGCACGGCACCACCGTGGTGGACGATTGCTACAACGCGAACCCCGCCTCCATGGGCGCCGCGCTGGACACGCTGCGCTCGCTGGTGCAGCCCGGTGGCCGGGCGGTGGCGGTGCTCGGGGACATGCTGGAGCTGGGGCCCGGTGAGCTGGAGGAGCACGCGCAGCTCGGCGCGCTCGCCGGTGGCAAGGCGCAGCTCGTGGCGTTCTTCGGGCCGCGTTCGCTCAAGGGTCATGAGGCGGCGGGGCTGGGTGGCAACGCGGCGCACTTCACCGAGGTGGAGCCGCTGCTGGCCTGGTTGATGCCGCGGCTGAAGGCAGGGGACGTGGTGTTGGTCAAGGGGAGCCGTGGCATGCGGCTCGAACGGGTCGTGGCGGGCCTCACCGGTGCCGCCGCGCCTGGAGGAAGCCACTAG
- the mraY gene encoding phospho-N-acetylmuramoyl-pentapeptide-transferase, whose translation MLLLIYEWIKDTEAGRLLNFLRYPTFRIVAAAVASLLLGMFIGPRLIARLRLKQHGQSNVREDTPDTHQKKKGTPTMGGALILLCIAVGTFVFADLRSRAVWAALLLTLGYGFIGFLDDWLKLSKRNSKGLAGRYKMILQTVFYLLAVFGLMCTWTGPDGSFTGPHLLLDTKLTLPFVPTHRFNPDFGWFYVVFAWVVVVGTSNAVNLTDGLDGLAIMPTIIAASTFTILCYAAGSATRIATVETVEGVARVVGEPLWSYLGVPEVPGGSELAVFCASIVGAGISFLWFNAYPASVFMGDIGSLALGGALGGLAVLSKNEVVSAIIHGVFFAEILSVMIQVTSFKLTGKRVFKMAPVHHHFELKGIAEPKIIVRFWIVAILCGGVALLSLKLR comes from the coding sequence GTGCTGCTCCTCATCTACGAGTGGATCAAGGACACGGAAGCGGGACGGCTGCTGAACTTCCTGCGCTACCCCACCTTCCGGATCGTCGCGGCGGCGGTGGCCTCGCTGCTGCTGGGCATGTTCATCGGCCCGAGGCTCATCGCGCGGCTGCGTCTCAAGCAGCACGGTCAGAGCAACGTGCGCGAGGACACGCCGGACACCCACCAGAAGAAGAAGGGCACGCCCACCATGGGGGGCGCGCTCATCCTGCTGTGCATCGCGGTGGGCACCTTCGTCTTCGCGGACCTGAGGAGCCGCGCGGTGTGGGCGGCGCTGCTGCTCACGCTGGGCTACGGCTTCATCGGCTTCCTGGACGACTGGCTGAAGCTGTCCAAGCGCAACTCCAAGGGACTGGCCGGCCGGTACAAGATGATTCTCCAGACGGTCTTCTACCTGCTGGCCGTCTTCGGGCTCATGTGTACGTGGACGGGGCCGGATGGTTCCTTCACCGGGCCGCACCTGCTCCTCGACACGAAGCTGACGCTGCCCTTCGTGCCCACGCACCGGTTCAACCCGGACTTCGGCTGGTTCTACGTGGTGTTCGCGTGGGTGGTGGTGGTGGGGACCTCCAACGCCGTCAACCTCACGGACGGCCTGGACGGCCTGGCCATCATGCCCACCATCATCGCGGCCAGCACCTTCACCATCCTCTGCTACGCGGCGGGCTCCGCGACGCGCATCGCCACCGTGGAGACGGTGGAGGGCGTGGCGCGCGTGGTGGGTGAGCCCCTGTGGAGCTACCTGGGCGTCCCCGAGGTGCCCGGCGGCTCGGAGCTGGCCGTCTTCTGCGCCAGCATCGTGGGCGCGGGCATCTCCTTCCTCTGGTTCAACGCCTACCCGGCCTCCGTCTTCATGGGCGACATCGGCTCGCTCGCGCTGGGCGGCGCGCTCGGTGGACTGGCGGTGCTGTCCAAGAACGAGGTGGTGTCCGCCATCATCCACGGGGTCTTCTTCGCGGAGATCCTCAGCGTGATGATCCAGGTGACGTCCTTCAAGCTCACCGGCAAGCGCGTCTTCAAGATGGCGCCGGTGCACCACCACTTCGAGCTCAAGGGCATCGCCGAGCCGAAGATCATCGTCCGCTTCTGGATCGTCGCCATCCTCTGCGGAGGCGTGGCGCTGCTGTCGCTCAAGCTGCGGTAG